The Mycoplasmopsis gallinacea genome includes a window with the following:
- a CDS encoding FtsK/SpoIIIE domain-containing protein gives MEYTLLYDTIASRISIDEVEAKDGKLRLMKNVWWEYDKLPHMLIAGGTGGGKTYFMLTLIEALLHTDSKLYILDPKNADLADLGSVMANVYYRKEDLLSCIETFYEEMMKRSEEMKQMKNYKTGKNYAYLGLPAHFLIFDEYVAFMEMLGTKENTAVMNKLKQIVMLGRQAGFFLILACQRPDAKYLGDGIRDQFNFRVALGRMSEMGYGMMFGSDVQKDFFLKRIKGRGYVDVGTSVISEFYTPLVPKGYDFLEEIKKLSNSRQSTQATCEAEVAGVDWSCWLVWQ, from the coding sequence GTGGAATATACTTTGCTCTATGACACCATAGCCAGTCGTATTTCTATTGATGAAGTAGAAGCTAAAGATGGTAAACTTCGCTTAATGAAAAACGTATGGTGGGAATATGATAAGCTCCCTCATATGTTGATTGCTGGTGGTACAGGTGGCGGTAAAACTTACTTTATGCTGACACTGATTGAAGCCTTGCTTCATACAGATTCAAAACTGTATATTCTTGACCCGAAAAATGCTGACCTTGCGGACTTAGGTTCTGTGATGGCAAATGTCTACTATAGAAAAGAAGACTTGCTTTCTTGCATTGAAACATTCTATGAAGAAATGATGAAACGTAGTGAGGAAATGAAGCAGATGAAGAACTATAAGACTGGCAAAAATTATGCTTACTTAGGTCTTCCGGCACACTTCTTAATCTTTGATGAATACGTCGCTTTCATGGAAATGCTGGGAACAAAAGAAAACACCGCAGTTATGAATAAGCTGAAACAGATTGTCATGTTAGGTCGTCAAGCTGGCTTCTTTCTAATACTGGCTTGTCAACGTCCAGACGCAAAATATTTAGGCGACGGAATCCGTGATCAGTTTAATTTCAGAGTGGCTTTAGGTCGTATGTCTGAAATGGGCTATGGCATGATGTTTGGCAGTGACGTACAAAAGGATTTCTTCTTAAAGCGAATCAAAGGTCGTGGCTATGTTGATGTAGGAACAAGTGTCATATCAGAGTTTTATACTCCCCTTGTACCAAAAGGATATGATTTCTTGGAGGAAATTAAAAAGTTATCCAACAGCAGACAGTCCACGCAGGCGACGTGCGAAGCGGAAGTCGCAGGTGTGGACTGATCTTGCTGACTGGTGTGGCAATAG
- the mobT gene encoding MobT family relaxase: MGFKSWHTPFWLEGFLLNEQTWLQHLKEKRLAYGLSQNRLAVATGITRQYLSDIETGKVKPSEDLQQSLWEALERFNPDAPLEMLFDYVRIRFPTTDVQQVVENILQLKLSYFLHEDYGFYSYSEHYALGDIFVLCSHELDKGVLVELKGRGCRQFESYLLAQQRSWYEFFMDVLVAGGVMKRLDLAINDKTGILNIPVLTEKCQQEECISVFRSFKSYRSGELVRKEEKECMGNTLYIGSLQSEVYFCIYEKDYEQYKKNDIPIEDAEVKNRFEIRLKNERAYYAVRDLLVYDNPEHTAFKIINGYIRFVDKDDSKPRSDWKLNEEWAWFIGNNRERLKLTTKPEPYSFQRTLNWLSHQVAPTLKVAIKLDEINQTQVVKDILDHAKLTDRHKQILKQQSVKEQDVITTKK, encoded by the coding sequence ATGGGCTTTAAAAGTTGACATACGCCTTTTTGATTGGAGGGATTTTTACTGAATGAACAAACTTGGTTACAGCATTTAAAAGAAAAACGCTTGGCTTATGGACTATCTCAAAACCGTTTAGCTGTTGCGACTGGTATTACAAGGCAGTATCTAAGCGATATTGAAACAGGAAAAGTCAAGCCATCAGAGGATTTACAGCAGTCCCTTTGGGAAGCTCTGGAACGCTTCAATCCCGACGCTCCCCTTGAAATGCTGTTTGATTATGTAAGGATTCGCTTTCCGACAACAGACGTACAGCAGGTGGTCGAAAACATCTTACAACTGAAACTGTCCTATTTTCTTCATGAGGACTATGGTTTCTATTCTTATTCAGAGCATTATGCTTTAGGCGACATATTCGTCCTTTGCTCCCATGAACTGGACAAAGGAGTTCTGGTGGAATTGAAAGGTCGTGGGTGCAGACAATTTGAAAGCTATCTTCTGGCACAACAAAGAAGCTGGTATGAGTTCTTTATGGACGTTTTGGTCGCTGGCGGTGTCATGAAACGCCTTGACCTTGCCATTAACGATAAGACAGGGATTTTGAATATCCCTGTACTCACTGAAAAGTGCCAACAGGAAGAATGTATCTCCGTCTTCCGCAGTTTTAAAAGCTATCGCAGTGGCGAACTGGTACGCAAAGAGGAAAAGGAATGTATGGGAAACACCCTCTATATCGGTTCATTACAAAGTGAAGTTTATTTCTGTATCTATGAAAAGGACTACGAGCAGTACAAGAAAAATGATATTCCCATTGAAGACGCAGAAGTAAAAAACCGTTTTGAGATTCGATTGAAAAATGAGCGTGCCTATTATGCAGTCCGTGATTTACTCGTCTATGACAATCCAGAGCATACCGCCTTTAAAATTATCAATGGGTATATCCGTTTTGTAGATAAAGACGATTCCAAACCTCGTTCTGATTGGAAACTGAATGAAGAATGGGCTTGGTTTATTGGGAACAATCGTGAACGATTAAAACTAACCACAAAACCAGAGCCTTACTCCTTCCAAAGAACGCTGAACTGGCTATCTCATCAAGTTGCCCCGACCTTAAAGGTTGCGATTAAACTTGATGAAATCAACCAGACGCAGGTTGTAAAAGACATTCTCGACCATGCGAAACTGACAGACCGACACAAGCAGATTTTGAAGCAACAGTCAGTAAAAGAACAGGACGTGATAACAACAAAAAAATAA